In one Saccharibacillus brassicae genomic region, the following are encoded:
- a CDS encoding ABC1 kinase family protein, which produces MAVHIRHAGRYREIAVALIRHGFGYMVEEMGLTRVLRLPIRWIRREAPETKTLGERIRLVMEALGPTFIKLGQLASTRSDLLPASVVLELSKLQDDVPPFGAEEARQIVELELGGSIESFMTDFSEEPIAAASIGQVHSARLIEGGQRVAVKVQRPGVKRLVTRDLEILHDLVALGEKRWEWVTRYQVTQLVDEFARSMEAELDYTSEARNMERISAQFNQDPHIHVPDVIWACTSERVLTMSYIEGIKPTDRQYLEHRGYDVKTIASRIVNAVLNQIFIAGFFHADPHPGNLLIMKDGSITFLDFGMVGRLSPDMREYLSSLVIALMRQDTPAMVRAIERMGMIHEETDVGALKRDLERLRERYYDVAFSDVNLGQVINDFFSTARQHGIGIPPDLLMLGKALITTEGMVEQLDPSLSIVTLAEPFGRKLAREKFGPDRLRRKTVSGALGLADSLAGLPDRLRHLTSFISGGRVKVELEMPELRRASKGVDRLVNRLAFSIVLLAFSIVMAGLVVGASLAQKETVIWNYPIIEMGLVVAVLMVLLLLLSIFKSGRF; this is translated from the coding sequence ATGGCGGTCCATATCCGGCATGCCGGCCGCTACCGGGAAATCGCGGTCGCATTGATCCGGCACGGCTTCGGCTATATGGTCGAGGAGATGGGACTGACGCGCGTTCTGCGGCTGCCTATCCGCTGGATTCGGCGCGAGGCGCCGGAAACGAAAACGCTCGGCGAGCGTATCCGTCTCGTCATGGAAGCGCTCGGGCCTACGTTCATCAAGCTGGGGCAGCTGGCGAGCACCCGCTCGGACCTGCTGCCGGCGTCCGTCGTGCTGGAACTGTCCAAGCTTCAAGACGACGTGCCCCCGTTCGGGGCGGAAGAAGCGAGGCAGATCGTGGAGCTGGAACTCGGCGGTTCGATCGAGAGCTTCATGACCGATTTTTCGGAAGAGCCGATCGCCGCCGCTTCGATCGGGCAGGTGCACAGCGCCCGCCTGATCGAAGGAGGGCAGCGGGTCGCGGTCAAAGTGCAGCGGCCCGGCGTCAAGCGGCTGGTCACGCGGGATCTGGAAATTTTGCACGATCTGGTCGCGCTCGGCGAGAAACGCTGGGAGTGGGTAACCCGCTACCAGGTGACGCAGCTCGTGGACGAATTTGCGCGCTCGATGGAAGCGGAGCTGGACTATACGTCGGAAGCGCGCAACATGGAGCGGATCTCCGCGCAGTTCAATCAGGACCCCCATATCCACGTGCCCGACGTGATATGGGCCTGTACGTCCGAACGCGTGCTGACGATGAGCTACATCGAAGGCATCAAGCCGACGGACCGGCAGTACCTCGAACATCGCGGCTACGACGTGAAGACCATCGCATCGCGGATCGTGAACGCCGTGCTGAACCAGATTTTTATCGCCGGCTTTTTCCATGCGGACCCGCATCCGGGCAATCTGCTGATCATGAAGGACGGATCGATCACGTTTCTCGATTTCGGCATGGTCGGCCGGCTCAGTCCGGATATGCGGGAGTACCTGTCGTCGCTTGTTATTGCGCTGATGCGGCAGGATACGCCGGCGATGGTACGGGCGATCGAACGGATGGGCATGATCCACGAAGAGACGGACGTGGGCGCGCTCAAGCGCGATCTGGAACGGCTCAGGGAGAGATATTACGACGTGGCTTTTTCCGACGTCAATCTCGGGCAGGTCATCAACGATTTCTTCTCCACGGCCCGCCAGCACGGTATCGGCATTCCGCCGGATCTGCTGATGCTGGGCAAAGCGCTGATCACGACGGAAGGCATGGTGGAGCAGCTCGATCCGTCGCTGAGCATCGTGACGCTGGCCGAACCGTTCGGCCGCAAGCTTGCCCGGGAGAAGTTCGGGCCCGACCGGCTGCGGCGCAAAACGGTCAGCGGGGCGCTCGGCCTGGCCGATTCGCTGGCGGGGCTGCCGGACCGGCTGCGCCATCTGACGTCCTTCATCAGCGGAGGCCGGGTCAAGGTCGAACTGGAGATGCCGGAGCTTCGGCGGGCGTCCAAGGGCGTCGACCGGCTCGTCAACCGGCTGGCGTTCAGCATCGTGCTGC
- a CDS encoding uroporphyrinogen-III synthase, whose product MAKRLEGKRIAITGPRKAEELSKIVQNMGGTALVRPAQGTVFLDEPELGGGISEWIRLKPEWSLLTTGMGLEALINTAQEMEVSEAFMEALAHSNVAARGYKTVNALKKRGIAPVVRDDDGSTEGLIRELEGHDLSGTKVMVQLHGDPAPHLVSWLESRGASVRTVLPYKHIAPPDEQLEQLLGDILERRVDAVTFTSGPQVRFLIAHAAAAGKEEALRASFEREVVAVAVGKVTAQSIREEGIERVIAPKEERMGSMMVELAKYYAASGEQRAEDGEEESTI is encoded by the coding sequence TTGGCGAAAAGACTGGAAGGAAAACGGATCGCGATTACCGGTCCGCGCAAAGCGGAAGAGTTGAGCAAAATCGTGCAGAACATGGGCGGAACGGCGCTCGTGCGCCCGGCGCAGGGAACGGTGTTTCTGGACGAACCGGAGCTGGGCGGCGGAATCTCGGAATGGATCCGCCTGAAGCCCGAGTGGTCTCTGCTGACGACCGGGATGGGGCTGGAAGCGCTGATCAATACGGCGCAGGAGATGGAAGTGTCGGAAGCTTTTATGGAAGCTTTGGCCCATTCGAACGTCGCGGCCCGCGGGTACAAGACGGTCAACGCGCTCAAGAAGCGCGGGATCGCTCCGGTCGTCCGCGACGACGACGGCAGCACGGAAGGATTGATTCGCGAGCTGGAAGGACACGATTTGTCCGGAACGAAAGTGATGGTGCAGCTGCACGGCGATCCGGCGCCGCATCTCGTCTCCTGGCTGGAGAGCCGCGGGGCTTCGGTGCGCACGGTGCTGCCTTACAAGCATATCGCGCCGCCGGACGAACAGCTTGAACAGCTGCTGGGCGACATTCTCGAACGCCGCGTGGACGCCGTGACGTTCACGAGCGGTCCGCAGGTGCGTTTCCTGATCGCTCATGCGGCCGCGGCGGGCAAAGAAGAAGCGCTGCGGGCTTCGTTCGAGCGAGAGGTCGTGGCGGTGGCGGTCGGCAAAGTGACGGCCCAGTCGATCCGCGAAGAAGGCATCGAGCGCGTGATCGCGCCCAAAGAAGAGCGGATGGGCAGCATGATGGTGGAATTGGCGAAGTATTACGCGGCTTCCGGCGAACAACGGGCGGAAGACGGGGAAGAAGAAAGCACGATTTGA
- a CDS encoding phasin family protein, translating to MSDLFKKALSLGIGLTVASKEKVEKTVEELVKKGEIAPSESKAVVNKLIERGEEERSTIKNMVQDQVRRVLQELDVPSGSDVVSLEQRIAVLEQRVAQLEGGKPAVTADPAAETNNYRTGAPGETTAE from the coding sequence ATGAGCGATCTGTTTAAAAAGGCGTTGTCTCTCGGAATCGGCCTGACGGTAGCAAGCAAGGAAAAAGTGGAGAAAACGGTCGAGGAATTGGTGAAAAAAGGCGAGATCGCGCCGTCCGAATCGAAAGCGGTCGTCAACAAGCTGATCGAGCGCGGAGAAGAAGAACGTTCGACGATCAAGAACATGGTGCAGGATCAGGTTCGCCGCGTGCTGCAGGAACTGGACGTTCCGTCCGGCAGCGACGTGGTCAGTCTTGAGCAGCGGATCGCCGTGCTGGAACAGCGCGTCGCCCAGCTCGAAGGCGGCAAGCCTGCGGTAACGGCAGACCCGGCTGCGGAGACGAACAACTACCGGACAGGCGCGCCGGGCGAAACGACGGCCGAGTAA
- a CDS encoding DNA-binding protein, which yields MELTKTLRSEIENGIAELGMNFSSFGERSGINRGIFSAILNGTPPKPISLNQMEAITRAFGKPEGWMFDLYIEECFYDGKPNRRRVEPFLIRCAELGRTDCIREVLSRLLEDLKHVSMIFDIAETLFTTGRKQESLIFYECVVENEKYHHSERLAISHYRIFRAAIGEDNEQNLRAALRFESFCGKLPDHHRLDGLLQLTNVYYSLERWKTAEHYADELIEFSATVYENENAKRKKSKKYEPLMTDRPLVKYYGQGYLVKGGMLEAQEHYEEARAFIDKYADLSWFEGLDSDGQIEVDKFKLFAKANRLNLEILMGNTEYLEEYMQFLEQHPQEILPSFLTIIESANKHSFSIDFVIHHFSAYLKDEEDIPKIKDSYYRQTTINRILPNLFHELSIYYAKKENYVRAIDYSLQSLKKSIKISNKNVFMKCVPFFEEFRTFATLEQTKRYEILMKEMYQNA from the coding sequence ATGGAACTAACGAAAACTCTCCGTTCGGAAATTGAAAACGGCATCGCCGAACTCGGCATGAACTTTTCCAGTTTCGGCGAACGGTCCGGCATTAACCGCGGCATCTTCAGCGCCATCTTGAACGGAACCCCGCCGAAGCCGATTTCCCTGAACCAGATGGAAGCGATCACCCGCGCATTCGGCAAACCGGAAGGCTGGATGTTCGACCTGTATATCGAAGAATGCTTCTACGACGGCAAGCCCAACCGGCGACGCGTCGAGCCTTTCCTGATTCGCTGCGCCGAACTCGGACGAACCGACTGCATCCGCGAAGTGCTGTCCCGCCTGCTTGAAGATCTCAAGCACGTCTCGATGATCTTCGACATCGCGGAGACGCTGTTCACGACGGGCCGCAAACAGGAATCGCTCATTTTCTACGAATGCGTGGTGGAGAACGAGAAATACCATCATTCGGAGCGGCTGGCGATCAGCCACTATCGGATTTTCCGGGCGGCGATTGGAGAAGATAACGAGCAGAACCTTCGTGCGGCGCTTCGTTTTGAATCGTTCTGCGGCAAACTTCCCGATCATCATCGTTTGGACGGTCTGCTTCAGTTGACGAACGTTTATTATTCGCTTGAACGTTGGAAAACTGCGGAACATTACGCCGACGAGTTGATCGAATTTTCTGCAACCGTATACGAAAATGAAAATGCAAAACGAAAAAAAAGCAAAAAATACGAACCGTTGATGACCGATCGACCGCTTGTCAAATATTATGGACAAGGTTACTTAGTCAAAGGCGGCATGCTTGAAGCTCAGGAGCATTACGAAGAAGCACGAGCCTTTATCGATAAATATGCAGACTTGAGTTGGTTTGAAGGACTCGATTCCGATGGGCAAATCGAAGTCGATAAGTTCAAGCTTTTTGCGAAAGCCAATAGACTTAATCTTGAAATACTAATGGGCAATACCGAATATCTTGAGGAATACATGCAATTTTTGGAACAACATCCCCAAGAGATCCTCCCGAGTTTTTTAACCATCATAGAATCCGCAAACAAGCATTCCTTCTCCATAGATTTTGTGATCCATCATTTTTCCGCTTATTTAAAAGACGAAGAAGACATACCTAAAATCAAAGACAGTTATTACAGACAAACGACGATAAATCGAATTCTGCCAAACCTTTTCCACGAACTGTCGATTTATTATGCAAAAAAAGAAAATTACGTGCGCGCGATCGATTACTCTTTACAATCATTAAAAAAATCAATTAAAATAAGCAATAAGAATGTGTTCATGAAATGCGTTCCTTTTTTTGAAGAATTTAGAACTTTCGCAACTCTGGAACAGACGAAAAGATACGAAATTCTCATGAAGGAGATGTATCAAAATGCGTAA